A window of Marinobacter salarius contains these coding sequences:
- a CDS encoding chemotaxis protein CheA: MAFDADEEILQDFLVEAGEILEKLSEQLVDLEQNPDDSDLLNAIFRGFHTVKGGAGFLQLDALVNCCHSAENVFDILRNHKRKVDSELMDVVLEVLDHVNAMFEQVRHHEEPTPAPEELIAALDALAQPAGESPSANAAVAREEQNESNEASSGDDGGDITDDEFERLLDALEEEKTSAPVSSGDGNESSGGDGASGDDISDDEFEALLDQLHGKGQFSGPPETGKAAPDSQDASGDKVTSDEASDSKGGDDLISDDEFEKLLDDLHGKGGSPTAETAKPAPGPAAKQPSATSPSAMADEPAQPAGKPEKVPAENGKTSAAPAMPARDANAPVAETSVRVDTKRLDDIMNMVGELVLVRNRLQRLGAQSEDEHMHKAVSNLDVVTTDLQSAVMATRMQPIKKVFGRFPRVVRDLARSLKKEINLEMHGEETDLDKNLVEALSDPLVHLVRNSVDHGIEAPDVREKAGKPRQGRVTLSAEQEGDHILLSIEDDGAGMDPDVLRRKAVEKGIYEQDAADRLTNSECYNLIFSAGFSTKDQISDVSGRGVGMDVVKTKISQLNGQLSVESELGKGSRIVIKVPLTLAIMPTLMIMLGDQSFALPLVNVVEIFHLDLSKKNIVDGRECIVVRDKVFPLFHIKRWLVKGAAGQPEPENAHVVIVAMGTRRVGFVVDQLIGQEEVVIKPLGRALQGTPGMAGATITGDGRIALIIDVPSLLQNYGK, encoded by the coding sequence ATGGCGTTTGATGCCGATGAAGAGATCCTGCAGGACTTCCTTGTTGAGGCAGGCGAAATACTCGAAAAGCTGTCGGAGCAACTGGTCGACCTGGAGCAAAATCCGGACGACAGCGATCTGCTCAACGCCATCTTCCGGGGTTTCCACACCGTAAAGGGCGGTGCTGGGTTTCTGCAACTCGATGCCCTGGTGAACTGTTGCCATTCCGCGGAAAATGTTTTCGATATCCTGCGTAACCACAAGCGCAAGGTAGATTCCGAATTGATGGACGTGGTGCTGGAAGTCCTGGATCACGTCAATGCCATGTTTGAACAGGTTCGTCATCACGAAGAACCGACGCCAGCTCCCGAGGAGCTGATCGCCGCCCTCGACGCATTGGCGCAACCGGCAGGGGAGTCGCCGTCGGCAAACGCAGCGGTCGCTCGCGAAGAACAGAACGAGAGCAACGAAGCCAGTTCTGGAGACGATGGCGGTGATATTACCGACGACGAATTCGAGCGGTTGCTGGATGCCCTGGAAGAGGAAAAGACCAGCGCTCCAGTTTCCAGTGGCGACGGCAATGAATCTTCAGGCGGTGACGGAGCGAGCGGAGACGACATCTCCGATGATGAATTCGAGGCCCTGCTGGACCAATTGCATGGCAAGGGCCAGTTCTCAGGCCCGCCTGAAACCGGCAAGGCAGCCCCTGACAGCCAGGATGCCTCGGGCGACAAGGTTACCAGTGATGAGGCGAGTGACAGCAAGGGTGGCGACGACCTGATTTCGGACGACGAGTTCGAAAAGTTGCTGGATGACCTGCACGGCAAGGGTGGTAGCCCCACGGCAGAAACTGCCAAGCCGGCCCCTGGGCCTGCTGCAAAGCAGCCGTCGGCCACGTCTCCCAGTGCCATGGCTGACGAGCCCGCGCAACCGGCTGGTAAGCCTGAAAAAGTGCCTGCGGAAAACGGCAAGACGAGTGCAGCACCTGCGATGCCAGCACGGGACGCCAACGCGCCTGTGGCCGAAACCTCTGTACGGGTGGACACCAAGCGCCTGGACGACATCATGAACATGGTGGGTGAACTGGTGCTGGTGCGTAACCGCTTGCAGCGTCTGGGCGCCCAGAGTGAAGACGAGCATATGCACAAGGCGGTCTCCAACCTGGACGTGGTGACCACCGATCTTCAATCCGCTGTGATGGCGACGCGGATGCAGCCCATCAAGAAAGTGTTTGGCCGCTTCCCGAGGGTGGTTCGCGACCTGGCTCGCAGCCTGAAGAAAGAAATCAACCTTGAGATGCACGGAGAAGAGACCGACCTGGACAAAAACCTGGTGGAGGCGCTGTCCGATCCTCTGGTCCATCTTGTTCGCAACTCGGTTGATCACGGTATAGAGGCACCCGATGTTCGTGAAAAGGCGGGCAAGCCTCGCCAGGGCCGTGTAACTCTGTCTGCCGAGCAGGAAGGGGACCACATTCTATTGTCCATCGAAGACGACGGTGCCGGAATGGATCCGGATGTGTTGCGCCGAAAAGCGGTGGAAAAGGGCATCTACGAACAGGATGCTGCCGATCGACTGACCAACAGCGAGTGCTACAACCTGATTTTCTCCGCCGGATTCTCCACCAAGGACCAGATATCCGATGTGTCCGGTCGCGGTGTCGGCATGGACGTGGTGAAAACCAAGATCAGCCAGCTCAACGGGCAACTGAGCGTGGAGTCGGAGCTGGGCAAGGGGTCTCGCATCGTCATCAAGGTGCCGCTGACCCTGGCCATCATGCCTACCTTGATGATCATGCTTGGCGACCAGTCCTTCGCGCTGCCACTGGTGAACGTGGTCGAGATTTTCCATCTGGACCTTAGCAAAAAGAACATAGTGGATGGCCGCGAATGCATTGTGGTTCGAGACAAAGTCTTCCCGTTGTTCCACATCAAGCGATGGCTGGTCAAAGGCGCCGCTGGTCAGCCGGAACCAGAGAATGCTCACGTGGTTATCGTGGCGATGGGAACACGACGCGTCGGTTTTGTGGTGGATCAGTTGATCGGGCAGGAAGAGGTGGTGATCAAGCCCCTGGGCCGGGCCCTTCAGGGAACGCCGGGTATGGCGGGTGCAACCATCACTGGCGACGGCCGAATTGCACTCATTATTGATGTTCCGAGCCTGCTGCAAAACTACGGCAAATAA
- a CDS encoding chemotaxis response regulator protein-glutamate methylesterase — MTVSVLVVDDSGFFRKRLTEILTASGQIKVVGVATNGREGVELAEKLRPDVITMDYEMPVMDGISAVREIMKRHPAPVLMFSSLTYEGARVTLDALEAGAVDFLPKNFEEIARDSSQLQKILIERVLDVAGSRPGAKPSAPPPTAPPPSPRSPSPARRSVPERPAVPDRSSRPSAPEPEAPVRRSIRRGPAKHYSVVAIGTSTGGPVALQRVLMALPAGFPAPVVLVQHMPASFTPAFAERLNKLCQIQVRQAEDGEMLKPGVALLAPGGKQMMIENRGGQGRVRILPGDDRLNYKPCVDVTFGSLARSFPGKTLGLILTGMGSDGKEGCRLMKQSGSDIWSQDEKTSVIYGMPMAVAKAGLSDEILALDDIGSRLADGVS, encoded by the coding sequence ATGACGGTTTCTGTCCTGGTCGTTGATGATTCAGGTTTTTTCCGCAAGCGACTGACGGAAATCCTGACCGCTTCCGGTCAGATCAAGGTGGTTGGCGTGGCCACCAATGGGCGCGAAGGTGTCGAGCTGGCTGAAAAGCTGAGGCCTGACGTCATCACCATGGACTACGAGATGCCCGTCATGGACGGTATCAGCGCCGTCCGTGAGATCATGAAGCGACATCCGGCGCCGGTATTGATGTTCTCCTCCCTCACCTACGAGGGTGCCCGGGTAACCCTGGATGCCCTTGAGGCAGGTGCCGTTGATTTCCTGCCCAAGAATTTTGAGGAAATTGCCCGAGATTCCAGTCAGCTTCAAAAAATACTCATTGAGCGCGTACTGGATGTCGCTGGCAGCCGCCCTGGTGCAAAACCGTCGGCGCCGCCTCCCACAGCTCCGCCGCCTTCGCCCCGTAGCCCTTCACCGGCAAGGCGCAGCGTCCCCGAGCGGCCGGCGGTACCGGACAGGTCCTCTCGCCCCAGCGCCCCAGAGCCTGAAGCACCGGTCCGTCGTTCGATTCGCCGCGGGCCGGCGAAACACTACAGTGTGGTTGCCATCGGCACATCCACCGGCGGCCCGGTGGCCTTGCAACGTGTACTAATGGCGTTGCCGGCTGGGTTCCCCGCGCCTGTGGTGCTCGTTCAGCATATGCCGGCCAGTTTTACCCCGGCGTTTGCCGAACGGCTGAACAAGCTCTGCCAGATTCAGGTGCGCCAGGCTGAAGACGGCGAAATGCTGAAGCCGGGCGTCGCGCTGCTTGCCCCCGGGGGTAAGCAGATGATGATTGAAAACCGGGGTGGCCAGGGCAGAGTCAGGATTCTTCCCGGAGATGACCGGCTTAACTACAAGCCTTGTGTGGATGTGACGTTCGGCTCCCTGGCCAGGAGTTTTCCCGGCAAGACCCTGGGCCTGATCCTGACGGGCATGGGCTCGGATGGAAAGGAAGGCTGTCGCCTGATGAAGCAGTCAGGCTCCGATATCTGGTCCCAGGACGAAAAAACCTCGGTGATCTACGGTATGCCCATGGCCGTGGCCAAGGCCGGGTTGTCTGACGAAATCCTTGCGCTCGATGACATTGGTTCCCGCCTGGCGGATGGGGTGAGCTGA
- a CDS encoding flagellar motor protein, which translates to MDILSLLGVILAFVAILGGNLLEGGAISSLFNGPAALIVIGGTLAATILQTSWPLLKRAFSQVRWVFFPPYISLEDGIGKVIDWSVKARKQGLLGLEGLAEKESERFARKGLQLLVDGAETETIRSIMEVDLESREQRDLESARVFEAMGGYSPTIGIIGAVMGLIQVMTNLEDPQSLGSGIATAFVATIYGVALANLLFFPVANKLRGILRERTRYEDMMIDGIIAIAEGENPKSIELRLRGFL; encoded by the coding sequence ATGGATATTCTCAGCCTGCTGGGCGTCATTCTTGCCTTTGTGGCGATTCTCGGTGGAAACCTGTTGGAAGGCGGCGCCATCAGCTCGCTGTTCAATGGCCCGGCCGCGCTGATCGTCATTGGTGGTACGCTCGCAGCCACCATTCTCCAGACCTCCTGGCCGCTGTTAAAGCGGGCCTTTTCCCAGGTGCGCTGGGTGTTCTTTCCGCCCTATATCAGCCTGGAAGATGGTATCGGCAAGGTCATTGACTGGAGCGTCAAGGCCCGTAAGCAGGGTTTGCTGGGGCTGGAAGGGTTGGCTGAGAAAGAATCTGAACGCTTTGCCCGTAAGGGGCTGCAGCTGCTGGTGGACGGCGCTGAGACAGAAACCATCCGCAGCATCATGGAGGTAGACCTGGAATCCCGCGAACAGCGGGATCTGGAATCCGCCCGGGTGTTCGAGGCCATGGGTGGTTATTCGCCCACCATTGGCATCATTGGCGCGGTGATGGGGCTGATTCAGGTGATGACCAACCTCGAAGACCCCCAGTCACTGGGCAGCGGTATCGCCACCGCGTTTGTGGCCACCATCTACGGTGTAGCACTGGCCAATCTGCTGTTCTTCCCGGTTGCCAACAAGTTGCGCGGCATTCTGCGGGAGCGCACCCGTTATGAGGACATGATGATCGACGGCATCATCGCCATAGCCGAAGGCGAGAACCCTAAATCCATCGAGTTGCGCCTACGGGGCTTCCTGTAG
- the motD gene encoding flagellar motor protein MotD, with protein MRRRRQQDDDLHNKERWLISYADFITLLFAFFVVMYSVSSVNEGKYKVLSETLTGVFNAPQRSFQPIEVGDQPRRATPQAAEDVINPPVTEAPQNPSMSAEGRTEALRAMADQLALEFDELINQGVVTLETSDEWLELSLRNSLLFGSGDAEPHYDAFDVVEKIAAVLRNRDNATRVEGFTDNRPINTGVFPSNWELSAARSAAVVRMLSMEGVEAERLAAVGYGEHQPVARNDTEEGRRRNRRVVLLISRDASIRGAMR; from the coding sequence ATGAGACGACGCAGGCAACAGGATGACGACCTTCACAACAAGGAACGCTGGCTGATTTCCTACGCCGACTTCATCACCTTGTTGTTCGCGTTTTTTGTCGTAATGTATTCCGTGTCGTCGGTGAATGAGGGCAAGTACAAGGTATTGTCTGAAACCCTGACCGGCGTCTTCAATGCCCCCCAGCGCTCCTTCCAGCCTATCGAAGTGGGCGACCAGCCCCGGCGCGCGACGCCGCAGGCCGCCGAGGATGTGATTAACCCGCCGGTGACTGAAGCTCCGCAAAACCCCTCCATGAGTGCAGAAGGGCGCACCGAGGCGCTGCGTGCCATGGCGGACCAGTTGGCTTTGGAGTTCGACGAGCTGATCAATCAGGGTGTGGTTACTCTGGAAACCAGCGACGAGTGGTTGGAGCTGAGCCTCCGCAACAGCCTGCTTTTCGGCAGTGGCGATGCCGAGCCCCATTACGATGCCTTCGACGTGGTGGAAAAAATTGCCGCTGTACTCCGCAACCGGGATAACGCTACCCGGGTTGAGGGCTTCACAGATAATCGCCCGATAAACACCGGTGTCTTCCCCTCCAACTGGGAGCTGTCCGCTGCGCGATCAGCGGCGGTTGTGCGCATGTTGTCGATGGAGGGTGTTGAGGCCGAGCGGCTGGCCGCTGTTGGGTACGGCGAGCACCAACCGGTGGCCCGCAACGATACCGAGGAAGGCCGCCGTCGCAATCGACGCGTGGTCCTGTTGATCTCCCGCGACGCCAGTATTCGTGGCGCGATGCGATAA
- a CDS encoding ParA family protein, with translation MRIWAVANQKGGVGKTTSVVALGGLLAESGKRVLVVDLDPHGSLTSWFGYDPDTIPHSVFDLFQHQGKVPDGLPAQLITETSCPGLSLLPASTALATLERRMVGVEGMGLIVSRALTQLWGDFDYVLLDNTPSLGVLMVNALAAAQHLIIPVQTEFLAIKGLERMLHTLTMIMRSQKNQLSYTIVPTLFDRRTQASVKSLNQLRKTHSDTLWRFAIPVDTKFRDASQAGVTPSSMDAETHGVRGYARLLSDLQEITRSVAERRHG, from the coding sequence GTGCGCATCTGGGCAGTAGCCAATCAAAAGGGCGGTGTGGGCAAAACCACATCGGTTGTCGCCCTAGGTGGCCTCTTGGCCGAGAGCGGCAAGCGCGTTCTGGTGGTCGACCTGGACCCTCACGGATCACTGACCAGCTGGTTCGGGTATGACCCGGACACCATTCCCCACAGTGTGTTCGATCTGTTCCAGCACCAGGGTAAAGTACCGGATGGTCTGCCGGCCCAGTTAATTACCGAAACCAGCTGTCCGGGGCTATCCCTGTTGCCGGCCAGCACAGCGCTGGCAACTCTCGAACGGAGAATGGTCGGTGTTGAAGGCATGGGGCTGATTGTATCCCGGGCCCTGACCCAGTTGTGGGGCGATTTCGACTACGTCCTGCTGGACAATACGCCCTCGCTGGGCGTGCTGATGGTGAACGCGCTTGCCGCTGCCCAGCATCTGATTATTCCGGTACAAACCGAATTCCTGGCCATCAAGGGCCTTGAACGGATGCTGCACACGCTCACCATGATCATGCGCTCCCAGAAGAATCAGCTTTCCTACACCATCGTACCGACGCTGTTTGACCGGCGTACGCAAGCCTCGGTGAAGAGCCTTAACCAGTTGCGAAAGACCCACAGCGATACGCTCTGGCGTTTTGCCATTCCAGTGGACACCAAGTTCCGCGATGCCAGCCAGGCGGGGGTCACCCCATCGTCCATGGATGCTGAAACCCATGGTGTCCGGGGATATGCCCGCCTGCTGAGCGATCTACAGGAAATAACACGCTCGGTCGCGGAGCGTCGGCATGGCTGA
- a CDS encoding chemotaxis protein CheW, translated as MADKKMTQVADPGSAIASYLDELLHTATDSALREEPEPPKPVARERTRIAPKPAPIVARPVAEAKSELRKPVTPAPVAEKAPEVESPPVEHKQAADIPSPPEVEPPGRPEWSDKPFECLIFTVAGLQLAVPLILLGAIHRIEEPVKPIPGSPRWYMGMRPDQDHNLRVVDTAEWIMVGRVPADARDNYRFVIRLDSSEWGLACDDVAQSFTLQPDEVRWRTARSKRPWLAGTVIDHMCALIDVKTMADLLVRAEREHHLDLS; from the coding sequence ATGGCTGACAAAAAAATGACACAGGTGGCGGACCCTGGCTCTGCCATTGCCAGCTATCTGGACGAACTGCTGCATACGGCGACAGATAGCGCTCTGCGTGAGGAACCGGAACCGCCAAAACCGGTGGCTCGTGAACGCACTCGCATCGCGCCGAAGCCTGCGCCCATTGTGGCTCGTCCGGTCGCGGAGGCGAAGTCTGAGTTGCGAAAGCCGGTAACACCGGCCCCGGTGGCGGAAAAAGCACCGGAGGTGGAGTCGCCCCCGGTTGAGCACAAACAGGCCGCCGATATTCCGTCGCCTCCTGAGGTGGAGCCCCCGGGGCGGCCGGAATGGTCAGACAAACCGTTCGAATGCCTGATCTTCACGGTGGCAGGGCTGCAGCTGGCAGTGCCGTTGATACTGCTCGGCGCCATTCATCGAATAGAAGAGCCGGTGAAGCCGATCCCCGGCAGCCCCCGCTGGTATATGGGCATGCGCCCGGACCAGGACCATAATCTCCGAGTGGTGGATACGGCGGAATGGATCATGGTGGGCCGGGTACCTGCGGACGCACGGGACAACTATCGCTTTGTGATTCGCCTGGACAGCAGTGAGTGGGGGTTGGCCTGTGACGATGTCGCGCAGTCGTTTACCCTGCAACCGGATGAAGTACGCTGGCGCACGGCCCGCAGCAAGCGGCCGTGGCTGGCGGGCACGGTCATTGACCATATGTGTGCGTTGATCGATGTGAAAACCATGGCGGACTTGCTGGTTCGCGCCGAGCGGGAGCACCACCTCGATCTGAGTTAG
- a CDS encoding chemotaxis protein CheW, translating to MASPSGQQNQAQDDQVLQYVTFRLDDETYGIDVMQIQEVLRYTEIAPVPGAPDYVLGIINLRGNVVTVIDTRRRFGLADAEVTDATRIVVMESSNQVMGILVDSVAEVVYLKASEIETAPNVGNEESAKFIQGVCNKNGELIILVEFDKMLSDHEWAEISSL from the coding sequence ATGGCATCCCCGAGCGGACAGCAAAATCAGGCCCAGGATGATCAGGTACTGCAGTATGTAACCTTCAGGCTGGATGACGAAACCTATGGTATCGACGTCATGCAGATCCAGGAAGTGTTGCGATACACCGAGATCGCGCCGGTTCCAGGTGCCCCGGATTACGTTTTGGGCATCATCAACCTGCGAGGCAATGTGGTCACCGTTATTGACACCCGTCGTCGCTTTGGCCTGGCGGATGCGGAAGTAACAGATGCAACACGCATTGTGGTGATGGAGTCGTCCAACCAGGTGATGGGTATCCTGGTGGATTCGGTTGCCGAGGTGGTGTACCTGAAAGCCAGTGAAATCGAGACCGCGCCCAACGTGGGGAACGAGGAAAGCGCCAAGTTCATCCAGGGTGTGTGTAACAAGAACGGCGAACTGATCATATTGGTCGAGTTCGACAAGATGTTGTCAGACCACGAATGGGCTGAAATTTCCTCACTGTAA
- a CDS encoding DUF2802 domain-containing protein, which translates to MFAEISSLAPWLLTAAALCLLFAQGMVLRRENRKLREQMKERCETLGRELHATASGSMGVGQRVVTCERQLHELRGMLDEMRQNDPLRISYDEASRLVDLGADIEDLMNTCGISRPEAELVSALRKRQAA; encoded by the coding sequence ATGTTTGCAGAAATCTCTTCCCTGGCCCCGTGGCTTCTGACAGCCGCTGCCCTGTGCCTACTGTTCGCCCAGGGTATGGTGCTACGCCGTGAAAACCGAAAACTTCGGGAGCAAATGAAAGAGCGCTGCGAAACCCTTGGCCGCGAGCTCCACGCAACAGCCAGTGGCAGTATGGGGGTTGGGCAGCGAGTGGTCACGTGCGAGCGCCAGCTTCATGAATTGCGCGGCATGCTTGATGAAATGCGCCAGAACGATCCGTTGAGAATTTCCTACGATGAGGCCTCACGGTTAGTGGACCTGGGGGCGGATATCGAGGACCTGATGAATACCTGCGGTATTTCGCGGCCGGAAGCCGAACTGGTATCAGCGCTCCGTAAGCGCCAGGCGGCCTGA
- a CDS encoding EscU/YscU/HrcU family type III secretion system export apparatus switch protein — MSKDHQKTDSPAAVALKYDGERAPVIAASGTHELAEEIIRIAREHNVPLYENPELASILARLELNDEIPETLYRVVAEILAFAFNLQGRTPEDVGRPRED, encoded by the coding sequence ATGAGCAAAGATCATCAGAAAACAGATTCGCCGGCGGCGGTGGCACTGAAATACGATGGCGAACGGGCTCCAGTCATTGCGGCGAGCGGTACCCACGAACTGGCGGAGGAAATCATCCGCATTGCCCGTGAGCATAATGTGCCGCTGTACGAAAATCCGGAGCTGGCCAGCATACTGGCTCGACTGGAATTGAACGACGAAATCCCGGAGACACTCTACCGGGTGGTGGCTGAAATCCTCGCCTTTGCCTTCAATCTTCAGGGCCGTACGCCAGAGGACGTCGGACGGCCCCGTGAAGATTAG
- a CDS encoding flagellar hook-length control protein FliK produces the protein MSDIKSVAMKLPNGNPTPPPKTESPAPIVQRPAGGQPSAALDAASARVQLDQLKLANREATLARVADVINRQSSAGAQLLLEIRGQSLTVQAAIGDTSLETGDWVKVMRAGNELQLMGKLAQTPETTISRALAQRLPWQQSIDAGLARILTTLTGGARPDSVVPTGTPINNPSQPLPQPVRQAIEQLVSRLPSSQSLTPGAGTQPGAANQLRQWVEESGLFAESRLARAPQAALPDLKLAIGRVITTLLAQQGSGPDAFNRFTPLASPELVQAPLQFPNTFPPPPPQGSTEPTVGQMLRLLAGMLNRITVNQLHSQILSTRTTAEAPTPVSTMLLELPWLNPNNEPRIAQLRIEQDPADSGQKTSGTPRATEWRLSLAMDLDEAGPLHFDVSLRQDQVSAQVWAENQSTLRQVREDLPQLRKGLSDIGLDVVDLECRRGTPRGANTRLEHRLVDTRV, from the coding sequence TTGTCTGACATCAAATCAGTGGCAATGAAATTACCAAACGGTAACCCCACACCACCACCCAAAACCGAGTCGCCGGCGCCGATCGTTCAGCGGCCAGCCGGCGGACAACCTTCGGCGGCGCTGGACGCGGCTTCCGCCCGCGTGCAGCTTGACCAGCTCAAGCTTGCCAATCGCGAGGCAACACTCGCTCGGGTGGCAGACGTGATCAACCGACAATCCTCCGCCGGCGCGCAATTGTTGTTGGAGATTCGTGGCCAGTCGCTGACCGTTCAGGCGGCCATCGGAGACACATCCCTGGAAACCGGTGACTGGGTCAAGGTCATGCGTGCTGGCAATGAACTGCAACTGATGGGCAAGCTGGCCCAGACGCCGGAAACCACTATCTCCCGGGCGCTGGCGCAGCGCCTGCCCTGGCAGCAGTCCATCGATGCTGGCCTTGCCAGAATTCTGACAACGCTCACCGGCGGTGCGAGACCCGACAGCGTTGTGCCCACTGGAACACCCATCAACAATCCGTCACAGCCACTGCCCCAACCGGTGAGGCAGGCTATTGAACAACTGGTATCACGGCTGCCCTCCAGCCAGTCACTGACGCCAGGCGCCGGAACTCAACCCGGTGCGGCCAACCAGTTACGGCAGTGGGTTGAGGAAAGCGGGCTGTTCGCCGAATCGCGGCTGGCGAGAGCACCCCAGGCTGCCCTACCCGATCTCAAGCTGGCTATCGGCCGGGTGATTACCACCCTGCTCGCACAACAGGGGAGCGGCCCCGACGCCTTCAACCGCTTTACACCGCTGGCAAGTCCGGAACTGGTGCAGGCACCGCTTCAGTTTCCCAATACGTTTCCACCTCCGCCACCACAGGGATCTACAGAACCAACGGTTGGGCAAATGCTGAGGCTGCTGGCTGGCATGCTCAATCGTATTACCGTAAATCAGTTACACAGCCAGATACTCTCCACACGGACCACGGCAGAGGCGCCAACGCCGGTATCAACCATGCTGCTGGAGCTCCCCTGGCTCAACCCCAACAACGAACCACGGATCGCCCAGTTGCGAATCGAACAGGACCCGGCAGACAGCGGCCAGAAAACCTCTGGCACCCCCCGGGCAACGGAGTGGCGTCTTTCACTGGCCATGGACCTGGACGAAGCCGGTCCTCTGCATTTTGATGTATCACTGCGGCAGGATCAGGTGTCTGCGCAGGTGTGGGCGGAGAACCAGTCCACGCTGCGTCAGGTGCGGGAAGATCTGCCACAATTACGAAAGGGCCTTTCGGATATCGGCCTGGATGTGGTGGACCTGGAGTGCCGGCGAGGGACACCAAGGGGTGCAAACACCCGTCTTGAGCACCGGCTGGTGGACACGCGGGTATGA
- the ccmA gene encoding cytochrome c biogenesis heme-transporting ATPase CcmA, translating to MSEPLLQAVNLQCERDDRILFRDLSVSILPGTLTRVEGPNGSGKTTLLRILAGLNDSYSGDLLWRGRPRHTYREEFLRNMLYLGHRPGIKPLLTPMENLRALMAGRRYVADKMLWQALEGTGLGGFQNVPSRNLSAGQQRRVALARLLVADEPLWILDEIFTAIDVHGVAALERLLVERVASGGAIVVTTHHDLNLPSMHRITLGGKS from the coding sequence ATGTCTGAGCCGTTACTACAGGCTGTTAATCTGCAGTGTGAGCGTGATGACCGGATACTGTTCCGGGATCTTTCTGTCTCCATACTGCCCGGTACTCTGACCCGTGTCGAGGGGCCTAACGGCTCTGGCAAGACCACGTTGCTTAGAATTCTTGCCGGACTGAACGACAGTTACAGTGGTGACCTGCTCTGGCGGGGAAGGCCTCGTCATACCTACCGGGAAGAATTCCTCCGCAATATGCTCTACCTTGGCCATCGCCCGGGTATCAAGCCGTTGCTTACCCCCATGGAAAATCTCCGCGCCCTGATGGCCGGGCGTCGATATGTGGCCGATAAGATGCTCTGGCAGGCATTGGAAGGCACTGGCCTGGGTGGTTTCCAGAACGTACCCAGTCGTAATCTGTCCGCCGGACAGCAACGTCGGGTGGCGCTTGCCAGGTTACTGGTTGCGGATGAACCCCTGTGGATTCTGGATGAGATATTCACCGCCATTGATGTCCACGGTGTGGCTGCCCTCGAGCGATTGCTGGTGGAGCGGGTAGCCAGTGGCGGCGCGATCGTGGTGACCACACACCACGACCTTAATCTACCGTCGATGCACCGAATTACCCTGGGGGGGAAGTCATGA
- the ccmB gene encoding heme exporter protein CcmB, whose translation MTMASEAGLPVRTPKESVSVLSAMKAVFSRDLKTAFRQPQDLLNPLLFFVMVVTLFPLGVSPEVSFLREAGSGILWVAALLSVLLSLDHLFRHDFDDGTLEQLVLQPQPLFLLVLAKSLAHWVLTGLPLVMLAPVLGVMVHLEGNSVAILCLTLLIGTPVLSLIGSIGAALTLGLRSAGVLLSLLIIPLYIPVLIFGTGTVMAASESAPVGGQLALMGAFLVLALTLAPFASAAALRISLSNS comes from the coding sequence ATGACCATGGCCTCTGAAGCCGGGCTTCCTGTTCGTACACCGAAGGAGTCGGTAAGCGTATTGTCGGCCATGAAAGCGGTATTCTCGCGGGATCTGAAAACCGCCTTTCGCCAGCCCCAGGATCTGCTTAATCCGCTACTGTTTTTCGTCATGGTCGTAACGCTTTTCCCCCTCGGGGTTAGCCCCGAAGTATCATTCCTGCGGGAGGCGGGTAGCGGTATCCTGTGGGTTGCGGCCTTGCTGTCCGTGTTATTGTCGCTGGATCATCTTTTCCGTCATGATTTCGACGACGGCACGCTTGAGCAACTGGTACTGCAGCCCCAGCCGCTGTTTTTACTGGTACTGGCGAAGTCACTGGCCCATTGGGTGCTCACTGGCCTGCCACTGGTGATGCTGGCGCCTGTTCTGGGGGTGATGGTGCATCTTGAGGGGAACTCTGTTGCCATTCTGTGTCTAACGCTGCTGATCGGAACACCGGTCCTCAGCTTGATCGGTTCCATTGGTGCGGCATTGACCCTCGGACTGAGATCGGCAGGCGTGCTCTTGTCCCTGCTGATCATTCCGCTGTACATTCCGGTGCTGATATTCGGCACAGGCACGGTGATGGCTGCGTCTGAGAGCGCGCCGGTGGGTGGACAGCTCGCGTTGATGGGGGCGTTTCTGGTGTTGGCGCTGACACTGGCGCCGTTCGCATCGGCGGCGGCCCTGAGGATCAGTCTGTCCAACAGTTAA